In Archangium violaceum, the following are encoded in one genomic region:
- a CDS encoding M35 family metallo-endopeptidase has protein sequence MSKNLRGNFKWLVGGIVGVSLLGACGAPAEGEDGSVMQDQAAGEVAVSLSVAKSSLSAREDVAVSVTFTNTSSQPVQLLKFYVPDGHLKEGLFEVTRNGEPVEYIGPAIKRAAPTAEDYITLAPGESLTGSAPVSGMYDLSESGSYTIRYAARSLDQHSALLSKAAQLDSNLVNLWIEGRDSGQPELQAQGTVSAQALSYSGACTSSEQSSISTAVTNARTYANNASTYLNGITSGTSRYTTWFGTYSTTNVGTARSHFTNIKNAFANAAIVVDCSCSDSYYAYVYPAQPYKIYVCNAFWSAPATGTDSKAGTLVHEMSHFNVVAGTDDHAYGQSAAKSLAKSSASQALDNADNHEYFAENTPSLP, from the coding sequence GTGAGCAAGAACCTTCGCGGTAACTTCAAGTGGCTGGTTGGCGGAATCGTCGGTGTGTCCCTGCTGGGCGCGTGCGGCGCTCCGGCGGAGGGCGAGGACGGCTCCGTGATGCAGGACCAGGCCGCTGGCGAGGTCGCGGTGAGCCTGTCGGTGGCGAAGTCGTCGCTGAGCGCTCGCGAGGACGTGGCGGTGTCGGTCACCTTCACCAACACCTCGTCCCAGCCGGTGCAGCTGCTCAAGTTCTACGTCCCGGACGGCCACCTCAAGGAGGGTCTGTTCGAGGTCACCCGCAACGGCGAGCCCGTGGAGTACATCGGCCCCGCGATCAAGCGCGCCGCGCCGACCGCCGAGGACTACATCACCCTGGCCCCCGGCGAGAGCCTGACGGGCTCGGCGCCCGTGTCGGGCATGTATGACCTGTCCGAGTCCGGCAGCTACACCATCCGCTACGCCGCGCGCTCGCTGGATCAGCACAGCGCGCTGCTCTCCAAGGCCGCCCAGCTCGACTCCAACCTGGTGAACCTGTGGATCGAGGGCCGTGACAGCGGCCAGCCCGAGCTCCAGGCCCAGGGCACCGTGTCGGCCCAGGCCCTGTCGTACTCCGGCGCCTGCACCAGCTCGGAGCAGTCGTCGATCAGCACCGCGGTGACCAACGCCAGGACGTACGCGAACAACGCGTCGACCTACCTCAACGGCATCACCTCGGGCACCTCGCGCTACACCACCTGGTTCGGCACCTACTCGACCACCAACGTGGGCACGGCCCGCAGCCACTTCACCAACATCAAGAACGCCTTCGCCAACGCGGCGATCGTGGTCGACTGCAGCTGCTCCGACAGCTACTACGCCTACGTGTACCCGGCCCAGCCGTACAAGATCTACGTGTGCAACGCCTTCTGGAGCGCCCCCGCGACGGGCACGGACTCCAAGGCGGGCACGCTGGTGCACGAGATGAGCCACTTCAACGTGGTGGCCGGCACGGATGACCACGCCTACGGCCAGAGCGCGGCCAAGAGCCTGGCCAAGTCCAGCGCCTCCCAGGCCCTGGACAACGCGGACAACCATGAGTACTTCGCGGAGAACACCCCCTCGCTGCCGTAA
- a CDS encoding protease: MATTLECSLSVPPTLKAGQPVEARFQLTNRTAQPLFVLKWRTPLEGRLLGNDFAITRDGTEIPYQGPMAKRANPGADSYVAIAPGASVEAKVELSLAYELTQPGRYRIAFRNELLDVADKQADVPRIMDQFRPMPVQCPAVETTITAP; this comes from the coding sequence GTGGCGACGACCCTGGAGTGCTCATTGAGCGTGCCGCCCACCTTGAAGGCGGGTCAGCCGGTGGAGGCGCGCTTCCAGCTCACCAACCGCACGGCGCAGCCGCTGTTCGTGCTCAAGTGGCGGACGCCGCTCGAGGGGCGGCTGCTCGGCAATGACTTCGCGATCACCCGCGATGGCACCGAGATTCCCTACCAGGGGCCCATGGCCAAGCGCGCCAATCCGGGCGCGGACAGCTACGTTGCCATCGCGCCCGGCGCGTCGGTGGAGGCCAAGGTCGAGCTGTCCCTGGCCTACGAGCTGACGCAGCCGGGGCGCTACCGGATCGCCTTCCGCAACGAGTTGCTGGACGTGGCCGACAAGCAGGCGGACGTGCCTCGTATCATGGATCAGTTCCGGCCCATGCCTGTGCAGTGCCCGGCGGTCGAGACGACGATCACCGCCCCCTGA
- the tesB gene encoding acyl-CoA thioesterase II, whose translation MSRVLEDLLELLKLEPIEENLFRGRSQDLGYHQLFGGQVLGQALSAASQTVTHSERHVHSLHGYFLRPGDASLPVVYTVVRVRDGGSFTTRSVTAIQKGQPIFTLMASFQGDEPGFDHQAKMPEVPGPEGFPSDLELLRRKTDLIPERVRDKLLCPKPIEIRPVTQYDPFDPKPGEPLKYVWFRADGPLPDDTQVHKYVLAYASDFNLITTALQPHGASFMKRNMQMASLDHALWFHGNVRVNDWLLYVMDSPWAGNARGLARGQIFSRDGRLVASVAQEGLMRLRQDGR comes from the coding sequence ATGAGTCGTGTCCTGGAGGATCTGCTGGAGCTCCTGAAGCTGGAGCCCATCGAGGAGAACCTGTTCCGCGGAAGGAGCCAGGACCTCGGTTACCACCAGCTCTTCGGAGGACAGGTGCTGGGCCAGGCGCTGTCGGCGGCCAGCCAGACGGTGACGCACTCCGAGCGCCACGTGCACTCGCTGCACGGCTACTTCCTGCGCCCCGGCGATGCCAGCCTCCCCGTGGTCTACACGGTGGTGCGTGTGCGAGATGGCGGCAGCTTCACCACCCGCAGCGTGACGGCCATCCAGAAGGGCCAGCCCATCTTCACCTTGATGGCTTCCTTCCAGGGTGACGAGCCCGGGTTCGACCACCAGGCGAAGATGCCCGAGGTGCCCGGGCCCGAGGGCTTCCCCAGCGATCTCGAGCTGCTGCGGCGCAAGACCGACCTCATCCCCGAGCGGGTGCGCGACAAGCTGCTGTGCCCCAAGCCCATCGAGATCCGCCCGGTGACGCAGTACGATCCGTTCGACCCCAAGCCGGGCGAGCCCCTCAAGTACGTGTGGTTCCGCGCCGACGGGCCGCTCCCGGACGATACGCAGGTGCACAAGTACGTGCTCGCCTACGCGTCGGACTTCAACCTCATCACCACGGCGCTGCAGCCGCACGGCGCCAGCTTCATGAAGCGCAACATGCAGATGGCGAGCCTGGATCACGCCCTGTGGTTCCACGGCAACGTGCGCGTGAACGACTGGCTGCTGTACGTCATGGACAGCCCCTGGGCGGGCAACGCGAGAGGCCTGGCGCGCGGGCAGATCTTCTCCCGTGACGGACGGCTGGTGGCGTCCGTGGCCCAGGAGGGCCTCATGCGCCTGCGCCAGGACGGGCGCTGA
- a CDS encoding ABC transporter substrate-binding protein, with protein sequence MRRQLVGLLGCVALLAVVGACSRSKEGTKQAEGKDAGGGAQAAATAPATPVRVKLALNWVPEPEFGGFYAAREKGEFTRHGLEVEILGGGAGVPVMQMVASGQVEFGIAGADEILTARTRGVDVIPLFAVYQTSPQAIMAHASRGAKGIKDVLSSGTVALEPGLPYAAYLKKKYGFDKVKVVPYDGGVARFVADKNFAQQCFITSEPVAARKQGADPSVFLVADEGFNPYVAVVITRRELWKQQPERVKSFVAAVREGWRAYLEDPAPANAVMGKLNTTLDAETFAAAAQAQKPLIETEETKARGLGTMSRERWETLGQQLVDLGLIEKAPAVDEFLLPEFTGPIPKTSP encoded by the coding sequence GTGAGAAGACAACTCGTCGGATTGTTGGGATGTGTGGCGCTGCTCGCGGTGGTGGGGGCATGCTCGCGCTCGAAGGAAGGAACGAAGCAGGCGGAGGGCAAGGACGCGGGGGGCGGCGCACAGGCAGCGGCCACCGCGCCCGCCACGCCCGTCCGGGTGAAGCTGGCGCTCAACTGGGTGCCCGAGCCCGAGTTCGGCGGCTTCTACGCCGCGCGCGAGAAGGGCGAGTTCACCCGGCACGGCCTGGAGGTGGAGATCCTCGGCGGCGGGGCTGGCGTGCCCGTGATGCAGATGGTGGCCTCGGGGCAGGTGGAGTTCGGCATCGCCGGCGCGGATGAGATCCTCACCGCCCGGACGCGGGGCGTGGATGTGATTCCGCTGTTCGCGGTGTACCAGACGTCGCCGCAAGCCATCATGGCCCACGCCTCGCGCGGGGCGAAGGGCATCAAGGACGTGCTCTCCTCGGGCACGGTGGCCCTGGAGCCCGGCCTGCCCTACGCCGCCTACCTGAAGAAGAAGTATGGCTTCGACAAGGTGAAGGTGGTGCCCTACGACGGGGGCGTGGCGCGCTTCGTGGCGGACAAGAACTTCGCCCAGCAGTGCTTCATCACCTCGGAGCCCGTCGCCGCGCGCAAGCAGGGCGCGGATCCCTCGGTGTTCCTGGTGGCCGACGAGGGCTTCAACCCCTACGTGGCCGTGGTCATCACCCGCCGGGAGTTGTGGAAGCAGCAGCCGGAGCGGGTGAAGTCCTTCGTGGCGGCGGTGCGCGAGGGTTGGCGCGCCTACCTGGAGGACCCGGCGCCGGCCAACGCGGTGATGGGGAAGCTGAACACCACCCTGGACGCGGAGACCTTCGCGGCGGCGGCGCAGGCGCAGAAGCCGCTCATCGAGACGGAGGAGACGAAGGCCAGGGGACTGGGGACGATGAGCCGTGAGCGCTGGGAGACGCTGGGTCAGCAGTTGGTGGACTTGGGTCTCATCGAGAAGGCGCCGGCCGTGGACGAGTTCCTGCTGCCGGAGTTCACGGGGCCGATCCCCAAGACCTCTCCGTGA
- a CDS encoding ABC transporter permease, whose protein sequence is MKTEALRSALAPLAALVILLVLWESVTRLLSIPVWLLPPPSAIAAAGAHDASTLLGAAITTGRSALVGFGLSAVVGVLAAIVLASSRLLERALYPYTLFLQTVPIVAVAPLLVLWFGPGARAVAISSFIVSLFPVIANTLSGLRSVEPPLRDLFRLYGARRLARLWKLELPASLPHLFTGLRIASGLAVIGAIVGEFVAGFSEDAAGLGILVLSAYRQLRTDLLFAAVLAASVLGLVLFGAVSLTGSRLLRRWHPSASGS, encoded by the coding sequence ATGAAGACCGAGGCCCTCCGTTCGGCCCTGGCCCCGCTGGCCGCGCTCGTCATCCTCCTGGTGCTGTGGGAGTCCGTGACACGCCTGCTCTCCATCCCCGTCTGGCTGCTGCCGCCCCCCTCGGCCATCGCCGCCGCCGGGGCCCACGATGCGTCGACCCTCCTGGGCGCGGCGATCACCACGGGCCGCTCGGCGCTGGTGGGCTTCGGACTGAGCGCGGTGGTGGGGGTGCTGGCCGCCATCGTCCTCGCCTCCTCGCGGCTGCTGGAGCGAGCGCTCTACCCGTACACCCTCTTCCTGCAGACGGTGCCCATCGTCGCCGTGGCGCCCCTGCTGGTGCTGTGGTTCGGCCCGGGGGCGCGCGCGGTGGCCATCTCGTCCTTCATCGTCTCGCTCTTCCCCGTCATCGCCAACACGCTCAGCGGGCTGCGCTCGGTGGAGCCGCCACTGAGGGATCTGTTCCGCCTCTATGGCGCGCGCCGGTTGGCCAGACTGTGGAAGCTGGAGCTGCCCGCGTCGCTGCCGCACCTGTTCACCGGCCTGCGCATCGCCTCGGGGCTGGCCGTCATCGGCGCCATCGTGGGGGAGTTCGTCGCCGGCTTCTCCGAGGACGCCGCCGGCCTGGGCATCCTGGTGCTGTCCGCCTACCGGCAGCTGCGCACGGATCTGCTCTTCGCCGCCGTGCTGGCGGCCTCGGTGCTGGGCCTGGTGCTGTTCGGCGCGGTGAGCCTGACGGGCTCGCGGCTGCTGAGGCGCTGGCACCCGTCGGCCTCGGGCTCGTGA
- a CDS encoding ABC transporter ATP-binding protein, with protein MAPPGPVPSTPPPLDDGKGGVRVQVANLRRTFPGGVSVLDGMTLDIAAGSFVALVGPSGCGKSTLLRLVAGLDQPDAGTLSFSPALERTRDTRAPIAYVFQDAHLLPWRSVLDNAALPLELTGVPATERREAARAMLEHVGLGDATSRYPAELSGGMRMRVSLARALVTRPRLLLLDEPFAALDELTRNRLDDQLRVLWRELGMTVLFVTHSLSEAAYLAERAVVLSRRPARVMLDHRLALPVERSAALRAEPDFAREIGLLHRALERGESL; from the coding sequence ATGGCTCCACCCGGCCCGGTCCCTTCCACACCTCCCCCACTCGATGATGGCAAGGGGGGCGTGCGCGTGCAGGTCGCCAACCTCCGGCGCACCTTCCCGGGAGGCGTCTCGGTCCTGGACGGGATGACCCTGGACATCGCCGCGGGCTCCTTCGTGGCCCTGGTGGGCCCCTCCGGCTGCGGCAAGTCCACGCTGCTGCGCCTGGTGGCCGGACTGGACCAGCCGGACGCGGGCACCCTCTCCTTCTCCCCGGCCCTCGAGCGCACCCGGGATACCCGCGCCCCCATCGCCTACGTCTTCCAGGACGCGCACCTGCTGCCCTGGCGCTCCGTGCTGGACAACGCGGCCCTGCCACTGGAGCTGACGGGGGTTCCGGCCACGGAGCGCCGTGAGGCGGCGCGAGCGATGCTGGAGCACGTGGGACTCGGCGATGCCACCTCGCGCTACCCGGCCGAGCTCTCCGGCGGCATGCGCATGCGCGTCTCCCTGGCCCGCGCGCTCGTCACCCGGCCCCGGCTGCTGCTGCTGGACGAACCCTTCGCCGCGCTGGACGAGCTGACGCGCAACCGGCTGGACGACCAGCTCCGCGTGCTGTGGCGGGAGCTGGGGATGACCGTCCTCTTCGTCACCCACTCGCTCTCCGAGGCGGCCTACCTGGCCGAGCGCGCCGTGGTGCTGTCACGGCGGCCAGCGCGCGTGATGCTGGACCATCGGCTCGCCCTCCCCGTGGAGCGAAGCGCCGCCCTGCGCGCCGAGCCCGACTTCGCCCGGGAGATCGGCCTGCTCCACCGAGCCCTGGAGCGAGGAGAGTCCCTATGA
- a CDS encoding TetR/AcrR family transcriptional regulator → MAVSTKPSEPAGRSSAEARRQRILQVAKSHFERFGFRRTRIEDVAREAGIAKGAVYLEFESKEVLLHAVIESLFEQIGRRYAAEVMPLESPRERLRATLRFSYRELARDALFERLVREDPDVAVLRSLAESGDNPRKADAQLEMLRGWVREGIERGELRADLDIEAVPFVFGVLRFLHYHTALVTVGDRISRERLLDAVIDIFIAGLSAPGVSNTR, encoded by the coding sequence ATGGCCGTTTCCACCAAACCGTCGGAGCCCGCTGGCCGCTCGTCCGCCGAGGCCCGGCGCCAGCGCATCCTCCAGGTGGCCAAGAGCCACTTCGAGCGTTTCGGCTTCCGGCGCACCCGCATCGAGGACGTCGCCCGCGAGGCCGGCATCGCCAAGGGCGCCGTGTACCTGGAGTTCGAGAGCAAGGAGGTCTTGCTCCACGCGGTCATCGAATCCCTGTTCGAGCAGATAGGGCGCCGGTACGCCGCGGAGGTGATGCCACTGGAGTCGCCTCGCGAGCGGCTGCGCGCCACGCTGCGCTTCTCCTACCGCGAGCTCGCCCGTGACGCCTTGTTCGAGCGGCTCGTGCGCGAGGATCCCGACGTGGCGGTGCTGCGCTCCCTGGCGGAGAGTGGAGACAATCCGCGCAAGGCGGATGCCCAGTTGGAGATGCTGCGCGGCTGGGTGCGCGAGGGCATCGAGCGGGGCGAGCTCCGCGCCGACCTGGACATCGAGGCGGTTCCCTTCGTCTTCGGCGTGCTGCGCTTCCTGCACTACCACACCGCGCTCGTCACGGTGGGAGACCGCATCTCCCGCGAGCGGCTGCTCGACGCCGTCATCGACATCTTCATCGCGGGTCTCTCCGCGCCGGGCGTTTCCAACACGAGGTGA
- a CDS encoding ABC transporter ATP-binding protein, whose translation MHAIEIDRLTRVYGSVRAVDGVSFHVDPGEIFGFMGHNGAGKTTTLRMLLGLTRPTSGSARVLGHDVVRESLEVRRQCGFLPASYALPAHMTARQFLAYVAAMFDLAPEVSEPRIQSLLQLFGLEAAADRRLGGFSTGMTQKVGLAQALINEPRVLLLDEPTSGLDPLGRHELLEHLRRLSGERGVTVLFSSHILSDIETLCRRVAALHRGQLVAFGPIEALKSEHRSSNMDELYLSLARRAA comes from the coding sequence ATGCATGCCATCGAGATCGATCGTCTGACCCGCGTCTACGGCTCCGTGCGCGCCGTGGACGGGGTGAGCTTTCACGTGGATCCCGGAGAGATCTTCGGCTTCATGGGGCACAACGGCGCGGGGAAGACGACCACGCTCCGGATGCTGCTCGGACTGACGCGCCCCACCTCGGGCAGCGCGCGGGTGCTCGGCCATGACGTGGTGCGCGAGAGCCTCGAGGTGCGCCGCCAGTGCGGCTTCCTCCCCGCGAGCTACGCGCTCCCGGCCCACATGACGGCGCGCCAGTTCCTCGCCTACGTAGCCGCCATGTTCGACCTCGCGCCCGAGGTCTCCGAGCCGCGCATCCAGTCGCTGCTCCAGCTCTTCGGGCTGGAGGCGGCGGCGGACCGGAGGCTCGGCGGCTTCTCCACCGGCATGACGCAGAAGGTGGGGCTCGCCCAGGCCCTCATCAACGAGCCCCGCGTCCTGCTGCTGGACGAGCCGACCTCGGGGTTGGATCCGCTCGGCCGCCACGAGCTGCTGGAGCACCTGCGCCGCCTCTCCGGCGAGCGCGGCGTCACCGTGCTCTTCTCCAGCCACATCCTGTCGGACATCGAGACGCTGTGCCGGCGCGTGGCGGCGCTGCACCGGGGCCAGCTCGTCGCCTTCGGGCCCATCGAGGCGCTCAAGAGCGAGCACCGCTCCTCGAACATGGACGAGCTCTACCTGTCGCTCGCGCGGAGGGCGGCATGA
- a CDS encoding ABC transporter permease, translating to MNARLLWLDMCASLRERKTLLAAGMMVYAALSMPFVAAKPPAHVLSALKGWFGTSDPSLIFLFVWTDLAMNKTLAVLGVVLAGSLVIRERETGVLQVLLSKPVSPSAYFLMRTLSACGVMALLYVGGHLLAVPIVARTLPGFRPGLFFASMSVHLFAAFFAVCLSALVAVLVQRRSLAALVSLLVLFLLVGLAFIGFYNPAWRQASLFNPITQGISVLGHVDDLSLGHVLGPIAILLGMNVAVLALGALRVRHLEV from the coding sequence ATGAATGCGCGCCTGCTGTGGCTCGACATGTGCGCCTCGCTCCGCGAGCGGAAGACGCTGCTGGCCGCGGGCATGATGGTCTACGCGGCGCTCTCCATGCCCTTCGTCGCCGCGAAGCCGCCCGCGCACGTGCTGTCGGCCTTGAAGGGGTGGTTCGGGACGTCGGACCCCTCCCTGATCTTCCTCTTCGTGTGGACCGATCTGGCGATGAACAAGACCCTCGCCGTGCTGGGCGTGGTGCTCGCGGGCAGCCTGGTCATCCGCGAACGCGAGACGGGCGTGCTCCAGGTGCTGCTGTCCAAGCCCGTGTCCCCCTCCGCGTACTTCCTGATGCGCACGCTCTCCGCCTGCGGCGTCATGGCGCTGCTCTACGTCGGGGGGCACCTGCTGGCCGTGCCCATCGTCGCCCGCACCCTGCCGGGCTTCCGTCCGGGGCTGTTCTTCGCCTCGATGTCGGTGCACCTCTTCGCCGCGTTCTTCGCCGTCTGCCTCAGCGCCCTCGTGGCCGTGCTCGTCCAGAGGCGCTCGCTGGCGGCGCTGGTGAGCCTGCTGGTGCTCTTCCTGCTCGTGGGCCTGGCGTTCATCGGCTTCTACAATCCCGCCTGGCGCCAGGCCTCCCTCTTCAACCCCATCACCCAGGGTATCTCCGTGCTCGGCCACGTGGATGACCTGAGCCTCGGGCACGTGCTGGGGCCCATCGCCATCCTGCTCGGCATGAACGTGGCCGTGCTCGCGCTCGGCGCCCTGCGGGTGCGCCACCTGGAGGTGTGA
- a CDS encoding ABC transporter permease, with the protein MQASLLRYRALEARHAIGWALLVSLFMGVAVVLLTGVLIPLLPAPVNAFMERAFLIRGLGAVVLVNEYMGIYLMPFFAGASALMRALVEPRENRALEMLLSKPISRRAFLEARVGPILLASALVGLVMTLTTALIVRPYTGEGASVSVAGTIGAGLVLTSLAVLLLAVLVIPLLLVRDAFQGLLIAFLLWMVPMLPTAVLMYRPDLFEGHERLRELSCLGPNLLWFDAAMPRLGLLAVGVAVVASWGALVLGARVFERTELR; encoded by the coding sequence ATGCAGGCCTCCCTTCTTCGCTACCGTGCCCTCGAGGCCCGCCACGCCATCGGCTGGGCGCTCCTCGTGTCCCTGTTCATGGGCGTCGCCGTGGTCCTGCTCACGGGCGTGCTCATTCCGCTCCTGCCCGCCCCGGTCAATGCGTTCATGGAGCGCGCGTTCCTGATCCGCGGCCTCGGCGCGGTGGTCCTGGTGAACGAGTACATGGGCATCTACCTCATGCCCTTCTTCGCCGGGGCCTCGGCGCTGATGCGGGCCCTCGTCGAGCCACGTGAGAACCGGGCCCTCGAGATGCTGCTCAGCAAGCCCATCTCCCGCCGCGCCTTCCTGGAGGCCCGGGTGGGGCCGATCCTGCTCGCCTCCGCGCTCGTGGGGCTCGTGATGACCCTGACCACGGCGCTCATCGTGCGGCCCTACACCGGCGAGGGCGCCTCCGTGAGTGTGGCGGGGACGATCGGGGCCGGGCTGGTCCTCACGTCCCTGGCGGTGCTGCTGCTCGCCGTGCTCGTCATCCCGCTGCTCCTGGTGCGCGACGCCTTCCAGGGGCTCCTCATCGCGTTCCTGCTCTGGATGGTACCGATGCTCCCGACCGCGGTGCTGATGTACCGCCCCGACCTGTTCGAGGGCCATGAGCGACTGCGGGAGTTGAGCTGCCTGGGACCGAACCTCCTCTGGTTCGACGCGGCGATGCCCCGCCTCGGGCTGCTCGCGGTGGGAGTGGCCGTCGTGGCCTCGTGGGGTGCGCTCGTGCTCGGCGCCCGCGTGTTCGAGCGCACGGAACTGCGCTGA
- a CDS encoding transporter: protein MWKSLSLIPLLVASLLVPTAGLACATCSCGDPTLTSMGTEQPFAGRLRLATQLRAWSQTTGQEAIDAVSLRELRMDVSVAYAPAPWLFLSATLPLQARTVQDVSLARETAWGLGDMEVGAKVFVFRDRDFSPDNLFGILVGTRLPTSPTQRDATGRPLSLDAQLGTGSVDPFLGLAWSGFRADWSFLASATGYLPTRGREGFRAGAALRTTLATQFQPSPRWALRLAVDGRLEGPSDTFGVKDPVGSGFIAFLSPDLLLSPTTDVVVQLGVRVPVLNRLRNVHQTPILQASIAYDL from the coding sequence ATGTGGAAGTCCCTCTCCCTCATCCCCCTGCTCGTGGCCAGCCTCCTCGTTCCCACCGCGGGGCTCGCCTGCGCCACCTGCTCCTGTGGCGATCCCACCCTCACCTCCATGGGCACCGAGCAGCCCTTCGCCGGCCGCCTGCGGCTCGCCACCCAGCTGCGCGCCTGGAGTCAGACGACCGGCCAGGAGGCCATCGACGCCGTCTCACTGCGCGAGCTGCGCATGGACGTCTCCGTCGCCTACGCCCCCGCCCCCTGGCTCTTCCTGTCTGCCACCCTTCCCCTTCAAGCCCGGACGGTGCAGGACGTCAGCCTCGCTCGCGAGACGGCCTGGGGGCTCGGGGACATGGAGGTCGGCGCCAAGGTCTTCGTCTTCCGCGATCGCGACTTCTCGCCGGACAACCTCTTCGGCATCCTCGTGGGCACCCGCCTCCCCACCTCGCCCACGCAGCGCGATGCGACCGGACGTCCGCTCTCGCTCGATGCACAGCTCGGCACCGGCTCCGTGGACCCGTTCCTCGGGCTGGCCTGGTCTGGCTTCCGCGCCGACTGGTCCTTCCTCGCCAGCGCCACCGGCTATCTCCCCACGCGCGGGCGTGAGGGCTTCCGCGCCGGAGCCGCCCTCCGCACCACGCTGGCCACCCAATTCCAGCCGAGCCCTCGCTGGGCGCTGCGTCTCGCCGTGGACGGCCGCCTCGAGGGTCCCAGCGATACCTTCGGCGTGAAGGATCCCGTGGGCAGCGGCTTCATCGCCTTCCTCTCCCCGGACCTGCTCCTCAGCCCGACCACCGACGTGGTGGTGCAGCTCGGCGTGCGCGTCCCCGTCCTCAACCGCCTGCGCAACGTCCACCAGACGCCCATCCTCCAGGCCTCCATCGCCTACGACCTATGA